A stretch of Apostichopus japonicus isolate 1M-3 chromosome 9, ASM3797524v1, whole genome shotgun sequence DNA encodes these proteins:
- the LOC139974447 gene encoding angiopoietin-1-like — MQGNDCINKSECGCFVTEANLVVPNGEASVNDECTQKCSCNDNQLTYAVYSCSTNALCDVENEVQQCYCNAGYEGGGETCEPLYTDCQDVYDARQRQDGVYTIKPTGWPGIPFDVNFKMENGGEWTVFQRRNDDSTNFIKTGLITETGLVTTGTFG, encoded by the exons ATGCAAGGGAATGACTGTATCAATAAGAGTGAATGTGGGTGTTTCGTAACAGAGGCCAACCTGGTTGTACCG AATGGAGAAGCATCCGTAAACGATGAATGCACGCAAAAGTGTTCTTGTAACGATAACCAACTGACCTATGCAGTCTACAGCTGTAGTACCAATGCTTTGTGTGATGTCGAGAATGAAGTACAACAGTGTTATTGTAATGCGGGATATGAAGGTGGCGGTGAAACTTGTGAGCCCTTGTATACAGACTGCCAGGATGTTTATGACGCTAGACAAAGGCAAGATGGCGTGTATACAATAAAGCCTACTGGATGGCCTGGTATACCATTCGACGTAAATTTTAAAATGGAAAACGGAGGAGAATGGACC GTGTTTCAACGTCGTAACGATGACTCTACGAACTTTATCAAAACTGGACTGATTACAGAGACGGGTTTGGTGACAACAGGAACTTTTGGCTAG